A single Cucumis melo cultivar AY chromosome 4, USDA_Cmelo_AY_1.0, whole genome shotgun sequence DNA region contains:
- the LOC103489954 gene encoding bet1-like SNARE 1-2 has protein sequence MSYRREHRSSRSALFDDLEEGGLRTSSSVEIKEHDNDKALHTLEDRVSILKRLTGDIHEEVESHNHLLDRMGNGMDASRGIMSRTMDRFKMVFEQKTKWRTCRLALYFILSFLLFFYLIRFLRYFMQS, from the exons ATGAGTTACAGAAG GGAGCACCGTTCTTCTAGATCTGCTCTCTTTGATGACCTTGAGGAGGGCGGTCTGAGGACTAGCTCTTCCGTTGAAATTAAAGAGCATGACAATGACAAAGCCCTCCATACTTTGGAAGATAGAGTTTCTATTCTGAAAAGG TTGACAGGTGACATTCACGAAGAAGTGGAAAGTCATAATCATTTACTTGACCGAATG GGAAATGGCATGGATGCTTCAAGGGGTATAATGTCAAGAACCATGGATCGATTCAAGATG GTTTTCGAGCAAAAAACGAAGTGGAGAACTTGTAGACTTGCATTGTATTTTATATTGTCCTTCTTACTTTTTTTCTATCTCATCAG GTTCCTCAGATACTTCATGCAAAGTTGA
- the LOC103489955 gene encoding uncharacterized protein LOC103489955 isoform X2, whose protein sequence is MKPWQFKIPSPKNTLRLELDHTNTGMSFDTMRVQSSTTPQSPTSSRMLERALSSRRVPHHSGDIDDDDDDDDVSKTKKHNFSFFTHRISNYFVRIGPIWACLALVALILLLISSLIFFHSRRFVCVSSYDPVSRSGFFGMDGLDSDFGSLGVPWCRSKQGKTVEWTAKDLLKALEEFVPIYETRPIKNNMYGMGFDHSFGLWFIARWLKPDLMIESGAFKGHSTWVLRQAMPYTRIISLSPRHPEKYLKKGPAYVDANCTYFAGKDFVDFGSVAWKSVMKEHGIDDLSQVLVFFDDHQNELKRIKQALNAGFRHLVFEDNYDTGTGDHYSLRQMCDQFYIRGGGHSCFKDSDEARIRAKRKLFWEKAVDIEELCGPYESWWGVQGYMRDDFNHSNRAISHAEHFQNSRYLESILDVYWEVPPVAGPSLTHQTRYDPARVSSPIVEDGSVFVSGAVGK, encoded by the exons ATGAAGCCATGGCAATTCAAGATTCCAAGCCCAAAGAATACCCTTCGCTTAGAACTCGACCATACCAACACCGGAATGAGCTTCGACACCATGAGAGTTCAATCCTCAACAACCCCTCAAAGCCCTACTTCCAGTCGAATGCTCGAACGTGCCCTTTCTTCTCGTAGAGTTCCTCATCACTCTGGTGATATTGATGACGACGACGATGACGACGACGTTTCCAAGACTAAGAAGCACAATTTCTCCTTCTTCACTCACCGAATTTCCAATTACTTTGTTCGAATCGGACCCATTTGGGCTTGCCTTGCTCTCGTTGCCTTAATCCTTCTCTTGATTTCCTCTTTGATATTCTTTCACTCCCGCAGATTTGTCTGTGTTTCCTCTTATGATCCTGTTTCCCGTTCTGGGTTCTTCGGTATGGACGGGCTAGATTCGGATTTCGGCTCTCTTGGTGTGCCCTGGT GCAGATCGAAACAAGGAAAGACAGTGGAATGGACAGCAAAAGATTTACTTAAAGCCTTGGAAGAGTTTGTACCAATTTATGAGACCCGTCCCATAAAAAATAACATGTATGGGATGGGCTTTGATCATAGCTTTGGCCTTTGGTTCATTGCTCGTTGGCTAAAGCCGGATCTGATGATCGAGAGTGGTGCATTCAAGGGACACTCAACTTGGGTGCTACGGCAAGCAATGCCATACACACGAATTATTTCACTGTCACCTCGACACCCAGAAAAATACTTGAAGAAAGGGCCTGCTTACGTTGATGCTAACTGTACGTACTTTGCTGGAAAGGACTTTGTAGATTTTGGAAGTGTTGCTTGGAAAAGTGTGATGAAAGAACATGGAATTGATGATCTTAGTCAAGTCCTTGTATTTTTTGATGACCATCAGAACGAACTAAAGAG AATAAAGCAGGCTCTGAACGCTGGCTTTCGACATCTTGTTTTTGAGGATAACTATGATACTGGTACAGGAGATCACTATTCTTTAAGGCAGATGTGCGATCAGTTCTATATTAGAG GAGGTGGGCACAGTTGCTTCAAGGACAGTGATGAAGCTAGAATCAGAGCAAAAAGGAAGTTGTTCTGGGAGAAGGCAGTGGATATCGAAGAACTTTGTGGACCATATGAATCTTGGTGGGGTGTCCAAGGCTACATGCGTGACGATTTTAATCATAGTAATAGGGCTATTTCCCATGCAGAGCACTTCCAAAATAGCAGATACCTGGAGTCAATTCTTGATGTTTATTGGGAGGTCCCTCCTGTTGCTGGCCCTTCCTTAACACATCAAACTAGATATGATCCTGCTCGTGTTTCCAGCCCTATTGTCGAAGATGGCAG TGTTTTCGTATCCGGTGCAGTTGGTAAATAA
- the LOC103489955 gene encoding uncharacterized protein LOC103489955 isoform X3 — protein sequence MKPWQFKIPSPKNTLRLELDHTNTGMSFDTMRVQSSTTPQSPTSSRMLERALSSRRVPHHSGDIDDDDDDDDVSKTKKHNFSFFTHRISNYFVRIGPIWACLALVALILLLISSLIFFHSRRFVCVSSYDPVSRSGFFGMDGLDSDFGSLGVPWCRSKQGKTVEWTAKDLLKALEEFVPIYETRPIKNNMYGMGFDHSFGLWFIARWLKPDLMIESGAFKGHSTWVLRQAMPYTRIISLSPRHPEKYLKKGPAYVDANCTYFAGKDFVDFGSVAWKSVMKEHGIDDLSQVLVFFDDHQNELKRIKQALNAGFRHLVFEDNYDTGTGDHYSLRQMCDQFYIRGGGHSCFKDSDEARIRAKRKLFWEKAVDIEELCGPYESWWGVQGYMRDDFNHSNRAISHAEHFQNSRYLESILDVYWEVPPVAGPSLTHQTRYDPARVSSPIVEDGSW from the exons ATGAAGCCATGGCAATTCAAGATTCCAAGCCCAAAGAATACCCTTCGCTTAGAACTCGACCATACCAACACCGGAATGAGCTTCGACACCATGAGAGTTCAATCCTCAACAACCCCTCAAAGCCCTACTTCCAGTCGAATGCTCGAACGTGCCCTTTCTTCTCGTAGAGTTCCTCATCACTCTGGTGATATTGATGACGACGACGATGACGACGACGTTTCCAAGACTAAGAAGCACAATTTCTCCTTCTTCACTCACCGAATTTCCAATTACTTTGTTCGAATCGGACCCATTTGGGCTTGCCTTGCTCTCGTTGCCTTAATCCTTCTCTTGATTTCCTCTTTGATATTCTTTCACTCCCGCAGATTTGTCTGTGTTTCCTCTTATGATCCTGTTTCCCGTTCTGGGTTCTTCGGTATGGACGGGCTAGATTCGGATTTCGGCTCTCTTGGTGTGCCCTGGT GCAGATCGAAACAAGGAAAGACAGTGGAATGGACAGCAAAAGATTTACTTAAAGCCTTGGAAGAGTTTGTACCAATTTATGAGACCCGTCCCATAAAAAATAACATGTATGGGATGGGCTTTGATCATAGCTTTGGCCTTTGGTTCATTGCTCGTTGGCTAAAGCCGGATCTGATGATCGAGAGTGGTGCATTCAAGGGACACTCAACTTGGGTGCTACGGCAAGCAATGCCATACACACGAATTATTTCACTGTCACCTCGACACCCAGAAAAATACTTGAAGAAAGGGCCTGCTTACGTTGATGCTAACTGTACGTACTTTGCTGGAAAGGACTTTGTAGATTTTGGAAGTGTTGCTTGGAAAAGTGTGATGAAAGAACATGGAATTGATGATCTTAGTCAAGTCCTTGTATTTTTTGATGACCATCAGAACGAACTAAAGAG AATAAAGCAGGCTCTGAACGCTGGCTTTCGACATCTTGTTTTTGAGGATAACTATGATACTGGTACAGGAGATCACTATTCTTTAAGGCAGATGTGCGATCAGTTCTATATTAGAG GAGGTGGGCACAGTTGCTTCAAGGACAGTGATGAAGCTAGAATCAGAGCAAAAAGGAAGTTGTTCTGGGAGAAGGCAGTGGATATCGAAGAACTTTGTGGACCATATGAATCTTGGTGGGGTGTCCAAGGCTACATGCGTGACGATTTTAATCATAGTAATAGGGCTATTTCCCATGCAGAGCACTTCCAAAATAGCAGATACCTGGAGTCAATTCTTGATGTTTATTGGGAGGTCCCTCCTGTTGCTGGCCCTTCCTTAACACATCAAACTAGATATGATCCTGCTCGTGTTTCCAGCCCTATTGTCGAAGATGGCAG TTGGTAA
- the LOC103489955 gene encoding uncharacterized protein LOC103489955 isoform X1, with protein MKPWQFKIPSPKNTLRLELDHTNTGMSFDTMRVQSSTTPQSPTSSRMLERALSSRRVPHHSGDIDDDDDDDDVSKTKKHNFSFFTHRISNYFVRIGPIWACLALVALILLLISSLIFFHSRRFVCVSSYDPVSRSGFFGMDGLDSDFGSLGVPWCRSKQGKTVEWTAKDLLKALEEFVPIYETRPIKNNMYGMGFDHSFGLWFIARWLKPDLMIESGAFKGHSTWVLRQAMPYTRIISLSPRHPEKYLKKGPAYVDANCTYFAGKDFVDFGSVAWKSVMKEHGIDDLSQVLVFFDDHQNELKRIKQALNAGFRHLVFEDNYDTGTGDHYSLRQMCDQFYIRGGGHSCFKDSDEARIRAKRKLFWEKAVDIEELCGPYESWWGVQGYMRDDFNHSNRAISHAEHFQNSRYLESILDVYWEVPPVAGPSLTHQTRYDPARVSSPIVEDGRYGLFQRLGLTRLETSVFNGYTQMVYIQISKQ; from the exons ATGAAGCCATGGCAATTCAAGATTCCAAGCCCAAAGAATACCCTTCGCTTAGAACTCGACCATACCAACACCGGAATGAGCTTCGACACCATGAGAGTTCAATCCTCAACAACCCCTCAAAGCCCTACTTCCAGTCGAATGCTCGAACGTGCCCTTTCTTCTCGTAGAGTTCCTCATCACTCTGGTGATATTGATGACGACGACGATGACGACGACGTTTCCAAGACTAAGAAGCACAATTTCTCCTTCTTCACTCACCGAATTTCCAATTACTTTGTTCGAATCGGACCCATTTGGGCTTGCCTTGCTCTCGTTGCCTTAATCCTTCTCTTGATTTCCTCTTTGATATTCTTTCACTCCCGCAGATTTGTCTGTGTTTCCTCTTATGATCCTGTTTCCCGTTCTGGGTTCTTCGGTATGGACGGGCTAGATTCGGATTTCGGCTCTCTTGGTGTGCCCTGGT GCAGATCGAAACAAGGAAAGACAGTGGAATGGACAGCAAAAGATTTACTTAAAGCCTTGGAAGAGTTTGTACCAATTTATGAGACCCGTCCCATAAAAAATAACATGTATGGGATGGGCTTTGATCATAGCTTTGGCCTTTGGTTCATTGCTCGTTGGCTAAAGCCGGATCTGATGATCGAGAGTGGTGCATTCAAGGGACACTCAACTTGGGTGCTACGGCAAGCAATGCCATACACACGAATTATTTCACTGTCACCTCGACACCCAGAAAAATACTTGAAGAAAGGGCCTGCTTACGTTGATGCTAACTGTACGTACTTTGCTGGAAAGGACTTTGTAGATTTTGGAAGTGTTGCTTGGAAAAGTGTGATGAAAGAACATGGAATTGATGATCTTAGTCAAGTCCTTGTATTTTTTGATGACCATCAGAACGAACTAAAGAG AATAAAGCAGGCTCTGAACGCTGGCTTTCGACATCTTGTTTTTGAGGATAACTATGATACTGGTACAGGAGATCACTATTCTTTAAGGCAGATGTGCGATCAGTTCTATATTAGAG GAGGTGGGCACAGTTGCTTCAAGGACAGTGATGAAGCTAGAATCAGAGCAAAAAGGAAGTTGTTCTGGGAGAAGGCAGTGGATATCGAAGAACTTTGTGGACCATATGAATCTTGGTGGGGTGTCCAAGGCTACATGCGTGACGATTTTAATCATAGTAATAGGGCTATTTCCCATGCAGAGCACTTCCAAAATAGCAGATACCTGGAGTCAATTCTTGATGTTTATTGGGAGGTCCCTCCTGTTGCTGGCCCTTCCTTAACACATCAAACTAGATATGATCCTGCTCGTGTTTCCAGCCCTATTGTCGAAGATGGCAGGTATGGTTTGTTCCAGCGGCTTGGTTTAACTCGACTTGAGACTTCTGTATTTAACGGATACACACAAATGGTCTATATACAGATATCTAAACAATAG